In the genome of Palaemon carinicauda isolate YSFRI2023 chromosome 20, ASM3689809v2, whole genome shotgun sequence, one region contains:
- the LOC137659890 gene encoding uncharacterized protein, giving the protein METTTSTSYTSGLLSEWIARFGIPKHITSDKHATCPSQLWMSLANILAITLHQTTEYIPAANRMVKCFHCTMKAALMSHCEVTKWFTQLPWVLLGLRTTSKDALDVSAAEMVYGDPLVIPAGFFSSTTSSNNLQCLHHVVGKFTLFCPNYNL; this is encoded by the coding sequence atggaaactacaACATCTACCTCATATACTTCAGGCTTACTCTCagagtggatagcgagatttggcatACCTAAGCATATCACTTCTGATAAGCATGCTACTtgcccctctcaattgtggatgtcattagcaaatatcctggccatcaccctacatcagacaaccgaaTACATCCCTGCTGCAAACAGAATGGTTAAATGTTTTCATTGCACcatgaaagcagctttgatgtcccactgcgaGGTCACCaagtggtttactcagcttccttgggtcctcttaGGATTAAGAACTacttctaaagatgccctggatgtatcggcagctgaaatggtgtatggcgacccgttggtcatccctgctggaTTTTTTtcgtctacaacctcctccaataatctccagtgcctacatcacgtTGTAGGAAAATTTACGCTTTTCTGCCCGAATTATAATTTGtag